In Thermanaerovibrio velox DSM 12556, the genomic stretch GTCCCGCTCCAGGAACAGGAGGTCCTTCTCGTGGTGCTCCAGCACCTCCTTGACTATGAAGGATACCATCTCCTCCTGCAGGGCCATGTTGTCCTGGTGCTCGAAGAACGCCGCCTCGGGCTCTATCATCCAGAACTCCGTGAGGTGCCGGCGGGTCTTGGACTTCTCCGCCCGGAAGGTGGGGCCGAAGCAGTAGACCCTCCCGTAGGCCGCCGCGGCGGCCTCCAGGTACAGCTGGCCGGTCTGGGCCAGGTACGCCTTCCCCATGTCGAAGTAGTCCAGCTCGAACAGCCCATCTGCCCCCTCGCCGATGGAGCCGGTGAGTATCGGGCTGTCCACCAGCATGAACCCCTTGCGGTGCAGGAAGTTACGGCAGGACAGGATGACCCGGTCCCTTATGGACATGATGCACCTCTGCCGCCGGCTCCGGAGCCACAGGTGCCGGTGGTCCAGCAGAAAGTCTATCCCGTGCTCCTTCTTGGATATGGGGTACTCCACCGTGGGGTTTGAGATGATCTTGAGGTCCGTGACCCCTAGCTCGTACCCCGAAGGGGCCCTGTCATCCCGCCTTACGGTCCCCTCCACCTCCACGGAGGCCTCGATCCAAAGGCCCTTGGCGGCGGAGAAGAGGTCCTCGCTCACGGAGCTCCGCTCCATGACCGCCTGTATGAACCCGGACCCATCCCTCACCTGGAGGAAGTGGATCTTGCCGGAACTCCTCTTGTTGTAGACCCAGCCCTTGATGGTCACCGTCTTACCCTCGTAGGGGGCCAGGTCGCATATCCTTATCCATGGGGCGCTCATGACTCATTACCTCCCGTCGAAAAGGGCGTTATCGTTGGCTTGGGATATATAAATGTATAATACACTAACGGGGCCCTGTCGTCCCCGTTGGATTCATACTTTCTTGGATCAAGGGGAACTTATTGGACATGGATATACCGCGTCTTATCCTGGCGGAAGAGGCAACCGGATCCCTCCCGGTGGGGGTCATGCTGGCGGGGGCCCTGAAGCAGCGGGGTTACAAGCTGAGGCTCTTCTCGTCCTATCGGGACGAGAGGGTGCTGCGCCTTGTGGAGCTGGTCTGCTCCCAGCGGTGTCATCATCTGGATGCGGAGGCCTTGGGTACCGTTTCAAGGCTGAAGGCCCTTTTCGAGGCCGCCTCGGCGGAGGGGGAGCTGAGCTTGGTGCTGAGCCCCCTGGGGCATAGGGGGAAGAACGATCGGTTCTTCCCGGCGGACAGCACCTTGAAGCTCATGGAAGCCCTGGAGTGCCCGGTGCTGCCGATACTGCGGGCCGACACGTCCGCCTTCGCCGCCGCCGGCGTGCTGGCTCAGGTCATGGGGGCTATCCCCCCGAATTGGGCCCCCATGGGGCTTTTCTTGGGGGTCCCTAACCCGAGGGAGTATCAGCTGCTGGACCGGGAGGTGGGCCGGCGGCTGCCGTTCCTGAGCCTTGGATACCTGCCCAGGGACTTCATCCGGGACATGCCCTCGGTGGAAGAGCTTTGCTCCTCCAAGTCCCCGGCGCTGCTGGCGGGCCTTAAGGCGGCGGTGGCCAGGCTCCAGTCCATGGAGCACCAAGTGCTTTGGCCCGCCTTCGGCGCCCTTGGGACCATGGCGGAGCCTTGGAGGCCCCAGGATATGCCGGAGTTGCTCCCTTCCAAACCCATGGTGGGCATCTTGAAGCACCATTCCATGTCCCTCGGAGGGGGCAATGGGGAGGCCCTGCTCGCCGCCATGGGTTGTTCCGTGGTACCAGTGCCGGTGGAGGATGGGGACCTGCCCCAGGGCCTTGACGGGCTTTTAATCCCCCATGGCCCCGCGTATCTGGGTCTGTTAGAATTGCGTAACAACCGGTCCCTTGTGGCTTCCATAGGCAGGATGTTCCTGTCCGGCAAACCGGTTTTGGCGGACGGCGGGTCCGCGGTCATCCTGGGCCGGGAGGTGCTGGCCCCGTCCGGAAGCGTAAGGGGGCTTGCCATGTTCCCCTACGACGGCATCGCCCCCGGGTCAGATGGGGAGCTGGAGCCGAGGGTCATTAGGGCGGTGGAGGACGGCCCCCTTCTCAAAAAGGGGGAGACGTCCCTGGGATTGAAGAGCCCCTGGTCCGGCTTCCTCAGGAGCCGGGAGACCCAAGGGGAGTGGCAGGTGGAGTACGTTAAGGGCGGCCTTGAGGGCATGGACGGCTGGAGCCTTCGAAAAGGGGTGGCCTGTTCGGTTCGGTTGGAGCTTTGGAGCTGTTACAGCCGGGTGCGTCGCTGGCTTGGGGGGCTATAGATCCCGTCGGCCTCGGGGGCCTGGGTGCAAGGGGGGGTTAGCTTGAAGGAAGACGACATGTGTGGCTTGGGGCCGGAGTTGTTGGCGGAGGCCCAAGGTCTCGGGGAGATGCTGATATCCTGGAGGAGGGAGTTCCACCAGTTCCCGGAGCTGGCGTTTGAGGAGAACATAACCGCTTCGAGGATAACCCAGGCCTTGTCCTCCATGAAGGGGATGCGGGTTTTCACTGGCTTTGGGACCCCCACGTCGGTCATAGGGGTTTTGAGAGGGGATATCGATCGGCCCGCCCTGGTGCTCCGGGCGGAGATGGACGCCTTGCCGCTGGAGGAGGAGACGGGGCTTCCCTTCTCGTCCTGCATGCCGGGGGTGATGCATGCCTGTGGTCACGATGCTCACATGGCATCCCTCCTGGGCTGTGCCATGGTCCTTGCAAACCGGGCGGAGCAGTTGGAACGGCCGGTGATATTCCTGTTCCAGCCCGCGGAGGAGGGCCGGGGTGGCGCCAAGGCCCTCGTGGAGGGAGGGTTCTTCAGGCGCTTCAAGGTGGATAACGTTATAGGTGTTCTCATGTGGCCCCATCTGCCCTACGGGTACCTGGCCACCAGGAGGGGAGTCATGACTGCCCTGTCGGACCGGGTACACATTGAGATCCGCGGCGTCGGAGGCCATGCGGCCACCCCGCATGCCACGGTGGACCCGGTTTTGGTGGCCTCCCACGCGGTGATCGGGGTTCAGAGCCTCATATCCCGGGAGGTGGACCCCTTGGAAGGGGCGGTAATATCCTTCGGTCAGATGGAGGCCGGGTACGCCTACAACGTCATCCCCGAGAGCGCCCATCTATGGGGGACCTTAAGGGCCTTTAACACCGAGGTGAGGGACAGGCTGAAGGAGCGCCTGGAGGAGATGGTGCCCCTCATCGCCAGGGCCCACAGGGCCAGAGCTTCGGTGGAGTACGTGAAGAACTACCCGTCGGTGTACAACGATCCCGACTGCGTGGAAAGGGTTTTGAGGGCCGCGGACCGGTTCTTCGGGGCCGACTCGGTAAGCGAGTTGGAGCATCCGCTGTTGTCCGGCGAGGATTTCTCGTTCTACTCCATGGAGGTGCCCTCTTGCCTCATGCTGCTCGGCACCGGCATGGAGTGCGGTCTGCACCATCCCAGGTATGACATACCGGAGGAGCTGATGCCTCTCATGTCCGCCTGGGAGGCCTTCTTGGCCATCACCATGGGGTAGTATGCGCTGAGCCGGAGGTGCATGCCTTTGCACAATAAATTCCCTTATCGTTTCTGGAGGCGACGACGTGAACCATAGACTGGAAGAAGCTATCTTAGAGAGGCTTGGCACCGGAGAAGGGGAGCACTGTCTTTGGTGGCGCGGCACCTGGTGGTCTAGGGGGGCGTTCCTCGGGATGTTCGAGGACTGTCTTGAGGTGCTTGAGGCCAGCGGCTTTGGGGAGGGCATGAGGTTGGGTCTCCTTCTGCCCAACAGCCCGCTGTTCTGGGCCCTGACCCTCGCGGTTTGGCGCCTCAGGGGTGCGGTGGTTCCCCTCAACTGGCGGGGTGTGTTGGATCGGAGGACCTTGGAGCACCTGGACCTCTTCGCCCTGGTGGAGGAGGAGGGATCTGGTGTGGAGCTTCCATCCTCCTTGCCTCGGACCGTGGGGAGCCTCGACGGGGGCATTCAGCGGTTCACCGGGCGGGAGTGCGTCCCGGACAGCCCGGACGTGGCGGTGGTGTTTCTGACCTCCGGCACCACCGGCACGCCCAAGGCGGTTCCGCTCACCCACCGGAACCTTGTTTCCAACGCGGAGGCCTGTGTGAGGCATGTGGCGGACCTTCGGGAGGACGATGTGTTCCTCAACGCCCTGCCCAATTTCCATGCCCTGGGGTTCACCGTGTGCGGTCTCATACCGCTCCTCTTCGGCTTTCCCCAGGTGGTGATGCCCTCTTTCATGCCCCCCGAGGGGACCGCAGAGGCCATCCGCAAGGGGGACGTGACGGTATTGCCGGCGGTGCCCATAATGATCTCCATGCTCATCGGGGCCTTCATGAGGAAGGGTATATCCCCCAGCTCCCTTCGGATGGTCATATCCGGCGGGGACCGGCTGCCCCCTAAGCTAGACCAGCGGTGCCAGAAGGTCTTGGGGGTGCCGGTGCTGGAGGGTTACGGTCTCACCGAGACCTCCCCGGTGTTGGCGGTGAACCCCTCTAAGGCCTTAAGGCGCCCTGGTACCGTGGGGACCTTCATCCCCGGGGTGGAGTACATGGTACTGCGCCGGGATGGGCAGCCCGCCGGGGAGGGCGAGGAGGGGCGTCTCCTGGTTAAGGGGCCTTCGGTGTTCGATGGGTACTTCAGGAATCCGGGGCTCAACCTGACCAGGTTCAAAGACGGGTGGTTCGACACGGAGGACCTGGTGAAGGTGGACCGGGATGGCTACGTGACGCTTGTGGCCCGGGTTAGCGACCTCATAATCGTAGGGGGCTTCAACGTTTACCCCCAGGAGGTTGAGGCGGTGCTCTTGGAGCACCCCAAGATCAAGGAGGTGGCGGTGGTTGGGGTGCCTAACCCCTTGAGCGGTCAGGCGGTTAAGGCCTTCGTGATACCCCGCAACGGGGAGATACCCACCTTGAGGGAGATCGCGGAGTTCTGCAAGGGCAGGCTTCCTCATTACAAGATCCCAAGGTCCCTGGCGGTGGTGGATCAGTTTCCCCGCTCCAGCATAGGGGAGGTAGTGAAGAGGGAGTTGAGGAGCATATGAGCTTTGGGGTTGAGACGGAGTTCTTCCATCCTTCAAGGCATGGGATGCCGGAGGAGGCGGAGGAGCTCCTGCTGTCCCAGGGGCTGCGTCCCGAGGGGGCCCCGGACGTCACGGTGGTTTTGAGGATGGGATCTCGCCCGGCCGCCACCGCGTCCCTGGAGGGGGACGTGATAAAGATGGTGGCGGTGGCGGAGGAGTTCCAGGAGATGGGGCTTGCCGCCCAGGCGGTGTCCCGGGTGATCGAGTGGGCTCGATCGAAGGGGCTCGGGCACCTGTTCATATACACCAAGCCGACGGAGGCGGATAAGTTCGTGTCCCTGGGTTTTACGGAGATCGCCAGGTCCCACGGGGCGGTGCTGCTGGAGATGGGGCGTCCTAACGTGGAGGACTTCGGGGGCTCCTTAAGGGCACTCCGAGAGGCTCTTGGGGTGACCGAGTCCGGGGCGGTGGTTATGAACGCCAATCCGTTCACCCTTGGTCACCGTTACCTTGCCAAGACCGCTTCCGCCATGTCGGAGCACCTTTTCGTGGTGGTGGTGAGGGCGGATAGGTCGTCGTTCCCCTTTGAGGACCGGTTTGAGATGGTGAAGCTGGGGGTTGCGGACCTGTCGAACGTCACCGTGCTTGACAGCGGTCCCTATGCGGTGTCCTCCGCCACGTTCCCCACCTACTTCCTGCGGGATCCCTCCATGGAGGACCTCATAGGGGTCCAGACCCGGCTGGACTCAGACCTGTTCGGCCGGTTGTTCGTCCCCTCCCTGGGGGTTAAGAGGCGTTTTGTGGGCACCGAGCCCTACTGCCCGGTCACGGCGGCGTACAACCGGGCGATGAGGGAGGTGCTTCCCCGGTACGGGGTGGAGGTGGTGGAGGTACCCCGTCTTGAGGTGTCCGGAAGGCCCGTGTCCGCCTCCGAGGTCCGCTCCGCCATGGCGGAGGGGCGTCTTGAGGACCTGAGGGGGCTTTTGCCGGACAGCACATTGAACTACCTGTTCTCCGAGCGGGGGAGGTACCTTTTCGAACGGGTGGCGGCGTCGAAGGGAGGGCACTGAGTTGCTGGAGATACCCCTGGACAGGGGGTCCGGTGTGCCCCTTCACCGGCAGGTGAGCCGCCACATAAGGCGTCTCATCCTGTCCGGTGCCCTCCCTCCGGGTAGTCAGCTGCCGTCCTTCCGGGAGATGTCCTGGTCCTTGAAGGTGAGCCGCAGCACCGTAGAGGAGGCCTACTCGGATCTGGAGGGGGAGGGGCTTGTGTGTCTTGTCCCCCGAAAGGGGGTTTTCGTGGCCCTTGGGGATGGGGACGGCGGATGCGGTTTAGATGATGAAGACCGCTGCATCGGGGCTTGCTCCGCCCCCGGGGATACGTTGGACCTGGCGTCGGAGGTGCCCTTTGAGGACCTGGTGCCAAGGCGGGAGGTTCGGAGGGCCCTTAGGTGGGTCATGGGGACTCTCGGCACCCCCGGTTGGAACGCACCGTTGGATGGGCTGCCGGAGCTCAAGTGTCACCTGGCGGGTCACTCCGCCCTGAGGGGGGTGCCGGCGCTGAAGGAGCAGATGATAGTCACCTCCGGCGGCAGGGAGGGGCTTGCCCTGTGCCTTTGGGCCCTTTCGCAGCGGGGGACTAAGAGGCTTTGGGTGGATCGGCTCACCTATCCGCTAGCCTTCCTTCAGGCGGAGGCGATGGGCATGGAGGTGCGGACCTTTGGGAGTCCCCGGGAGCTCCAGGGGGCCCGCAGGGGGGACGCGGTGTACCTGATCCCCAGCTTCCACAACCCCACCGGGAGGACCATGGGGGCGGAGGAGAG encodes the following:
- a CDS encoding PLP-dependent aminotransferase family protein yields the protein MLEIPLDRGSGVPLHRQVSRHIRRLILSGALPPGSQLPSFREMSWSLKVSRSTVEEAYSDLEGEGLVCLVPRKGVFVALGDGDGGCGLDDEDRCIGACSAPGDTLDLASEVPFEDLVPRREVRRALRWVMGTLGTPGWNAPLDGLPELKCHLAGHSALRGVPALKEQMIVTSGGREGLALCLWALSQRGTKRLWVDRLTYPLAFLQAEAMGMEVRTFGSPRELQGARRGDAVYLIPSFHNPTGRTMGAEERSWVLEAGRDRGLVILEDDTYGELRYGPRSVPALKALELSGDVLYLGSFSQGLFLEVKLGYLLCPQGMMEPLLRAKEMFFGATNLFSQLVALRLFDDGAVPRILDRNRCIVRQRMEVLCRVLGIPMPEGGVFAWLDVPLGGDEFARRLRGLGVEVVPGGRFSPVGEDVRAVRISVASASSSGVRRAARIIRGLADELSSGEER
- the asnS gene encoding asparagine--tRNA ligase, yielding MSAPWIRICDLAPYEGKTVTIKGWVYNKRSSGKIHFLQVRDGSGFIQAVMERSSVSEDLFSAAKGLWIEASVEVEGTVRRDDRAPSGYELGVTDLKIISNPTVEYPISKKEHGIDFLLDHRHLWLRSRRQRCIMSIRDRVILSCRNFLHRKGFMLVDSPILTGSIGEGADGLFELDYFDMGKAYLAQTGQLYLEAAAAAYGRVYCFGPTFRAEKSKTRRHLTEFWMIEPEAAFFEHQDNMALQEEMVSFIVKEVLEHHEKDLLFLERDVDQLAKAVDGPFHHITYDDAVKLLQKLGSDIPYGDDFGGDDETMLTQQFQRPVFVECYPKKVKAFYMKQHPEREDLVLCDDLLAPEGYGEIIGGSQREDDLELLLSSIRSHSLPEDSYSWYLDLRRYGSFPHSGFGMGIERAVAWICGLKHIREAIPWPRTIYRLNP
- the citC gene encoding [citrate (pro-3S)-lyase] ligase yields the protein MSFGVETEFFHPSRHGMPEEAEELLLSQGLRPEGAPDVTVVLRMGSRPAATASLEGDVIKMVAVAEEFQEMGLAAQAVSRVIEWARSKGLGHLFIYTKPTEADKFVSLGFTEIARSHGAVLLEMGRPNVEDFGGSLRALREALGVTESGAVVMNANPFTLGHRYLAKTASAMSEHLFVVVVRADRSSFPFEDRFEMVKLGVADLSNVTVLDSGPYAVSSATFPTYFLRDPSMEDLIGVQTRLDSDLFGRLFVPSLGVKRRFVGTEPYCPVTAAYNRAMREVLPRYGVEVVEVPRLEVSGRPVSASEVRSAMAEGRLEDLRGLLPDSTLNYLFSERGRYLFERVAASKGGH
- a CDS encoding M20 metallopeptidase family protein → MKEDDMCGLGPELLAEAQGLGEMLISWRREFHQFPELAFEENITASRITQALSSMKGMRVFTGFGTPTSVIGVLRGDIDRPALVLRAEMDALPLEEETGLPFSSCMPGVMHACGHDAHMASLLGCAMVLANRAEQLERPVIFLFQPAEEGRGGAKALVEGGFFRRFKVDNVIGVLMWPHLPYGYLATRRGVMTALSDRVHIEIRGVGGHAATPHATVDPVLVASHAVIGVQSLISREVDPLEGAVISFGQMEAGYAYNVIPESAHLWGTLRAFNTEVRDRLKERLEEMVPLIARAHRARASVEYVKNYPSVYNDPDCVERVLRAADRFFGADSVSELEHPLLSGEDFSFYSMEVPSCLMLLGTGMECGLHHPRYDIPEELMPLMSAWEAFLAITMG
- a CDS encoding AMP-binding protein; this encodes MNHRLEEAILERLGTGEGEHCLWWRGTWWSRGAFLGMFEDCLEVLEASGFGEGMRLGLLLPNSPLFWALTLAVWRLRGAVVPLNWRGVLDRRTLEHLDLFALVEEEGSGVELPSSLPRTVGSLDGGIQRFTGRECVPDSPDVAVVFLTSGTTGTPKAVPLTHRNLVSNAEACVRHVADLREDDVFLNALPNFHALGFTVCGLIPLLFGFPQVVMPSFMPPEGTAEAIRKGDVTVLPAVPIMISMLIGAFMRKGISPSSLRMVISGGDRLPPKLDQRCQKVLGVPVLEGYGLTETSPVLAVNPSKALRRPGTVGTFIPGVEYMVLRRDGQPAGEGEEGRLLVKGPSVFDGYFRNPGLNLTRFKDGWFDTEDLVKVDRDGYVTLVARVSDLIIVGGFNVYPQEVEAVLLEHPKIKEVAVVGVPNPLSGQAVKAFVIPRNGEIPTLREIAEFCKGRLPHYKIPRSLAVVDQFPRSSIGEVVKRELRSI